A region from the Variovorax sp. RKNM96 genome encodes:
- the corA gene encoding magnesium/cobalt transporter CorA — translation MLNIFTLANGRLVQEEIESLEELSKFQPIWVDLESPTLEEKRWIKQYYGLSIPEDAMDEDIEESARFYEEDNGELHIRSDFLIDDDEDPRTVRVAFILNQHNTDLRSRGVLFSIHDEDVPVFRLLRMRARRAPGLIEDAKEVMLKLFDADAEYSADTLENIYDELEVAGKKVLSGNVTDELAGEVLGLIARQEDLNGRIRRNVMDTRRAVSFMMRSKMLNAEQFEEARQILRDIESLDNHTAFLFDKINFLMDATVGFININQNKTIKIFSVASVALLPPTLIASIYGMNFKFMPELDWAMGYPYAIVLMAASALVPMWYFRRRGWLK, via the coding sequence ATGCTCAATATCTTTACGCTCGCCAACGGCCGCCTCGTCCAGGAAGAGATCGAGTCGCTCGAAGAGCTCTCCAAGTTCCAGCCGATCTGGGTCGACCTCGAATCGCCCACGCTCGAGGAAAAGCGCTGGATCAAGCAGTACTACGGCCTCTCGATTCCCGAAGACGCGATGGACGAGGACATCGAGGAATCCGCCCGCTTCTACGAGGAAGACAACGGCGAACTGCACATCCGCTCCGACTTTTTGATCGACGACGACGAAGACCCGCGCACGGTGCGCGTGGCCTTCATCCTCAACCAGCACAACACGGACCTGCGCAGCCGCGGCGTGCTGTTCTCGATCCACGACGAAGACGTGCCCGTGTTCCGCCTGCTGCGCATGCGCGCACGCCGCGCGCCGGGGCTGATCGAAGATGCCAAGGAAGTGATGCTCAAGCTCTTCGACGCCGACGCCGAGTACTCGGCCGACACGCTGGAGAACATCTACGACGAGCTCGAAGTGGCCGGCAAGAAGGTGCTCTCGGGCAACGTCACCGACGAACTGGCCGGTGAGGTGCTCGGCCTCATCGCGCGGCAGGAAGACTTGAACGGCCGCATCCGCCGCAACGTGATGGACACGCGCCGCGCGGTCAGCTTCATGATGCGCAGCAAGATGCTCAACGCCGAGCAGTTCGAGGAAGCCCGGCAGATCCTGCGCGACATCGAATCGCTGGACAACCACACGGCCTTCCTGTTCGACAAGATCAACTTCCTGATGGATGCGACCGTCGGTTTCATCAACATCAACCAGAACAAGACCATCAAGATTTTCTCGGTGGCCAGCGTGGCGCTCTTGCCGCCCACGCTGATCGCGAGCATTTACGGCATGAACTTCAAGTTTATGCCCGAGCTCGACTGGGCCATGGGCTATCCGTATGCCATCGTGCTGATGGCGGCCAGTGCGCTGGTGCCGATGTGGTACTTCCGCCGGCGCGGCTGGCTCAAGTAG
- a CDS encoding ATP-dependent helicase, with translation MQTAASPVVSVAPKTQAERLAAALATLNDDQRAAVEHGVGAAVADDHRPLLVIAGAGSGKTSTLAHRVAHLIADGVDPQRLLLLTFSRRAAQEMERRAGQVLARVLGLKSERPPALPWAGTFHGIGARLLREYAGQIGLDENFTIHDRGDAEDLMGLVRHELGLSSTVNRFPRKGTCLSIYSRCVNTRASVAEVLKDAFPWCDEWEAELKTLFGAYVEAKQQQNVLDYDDLLLYWAEMVAEPALAEAVGARFDHVLVDEYQDTNLLQASILLAMKPDGRGVTVVGDDAQSIYSFRGATVRNILDFPSQFSQAARVVTLERNYRSTQPILDVSNRVIAQAAERHAKTLWTDKPSAGKPQLVLVPDEAGQARWVADKVLAHREGGLALKSQAVLFRTSSHSAALELELARRNIPFVKFGGLKFLEASHVKDLLAVLRFAENPRGRMAGFRVTQLIPGIGPVTGTRLLDAMDQAADPAAAVRDFVPPSAAREQWAGFAETYAALRAPALAWPADVELAMDWYLPHLERLYDDTSGVRRQDVEQLVRLAAGYGSRERFLTELTLDPPEATSDRPGPPLLDEDYLILSTIHSAKGQEWNSVHVLNVVDGCLPADVAQSAHELEEERRLLYVAMTRARDHLHLLVPQRFYITQQAVRGDRHLYANRTRFITESDLAGFEQQTWPPPPVRAPAVPPPTAVIDLRNRMRAAWR, from the coding sequence ATGCAGACCGCTGCGTCCCCCGTTGTTTCCGTCGCGCCGAAGACCCAGGCCGAACGCCTGGCCGCGGCGTTGGCCACGCTCAACGACGACCAGCGCGCGGCCGTCGAGCATGGCGTCGGCGCTGCGGTGGCCGACGATCATCGCCCGCTGCTGGTGATCGCCGGCGCCGGCTCCGGCAAGACCAGCACGCTGGCGCATCGTGTGGCGCACCTGATCGCGGACGGGGTCGATCCGCAGCGCCTGCTGCTGCTGACTTTCTCGCGCCGTGCCGCCCAGGAGATGGAGCGCCGTGCGGGCCAGGTGCTGGCGCGTGTGCTCGGGCTGAAGTCGGAGCGTCCGCCCGCGCTGCCTTGGGCCGGCACCTTCCACGGGATCGGCGCGCGTTTGCTGCGCGAATACGCCGGGCAGATCGGGCTCGATGAGAACTTCACGATCCACGACCGCGGCGATGCCGAAGACCTGATGGGGCTGGTGCGCCACGAGCTGGGCCTGTCTTCCACGGTCAACCGCTTCCCGCGCAAGGGCACGTGCTTGTCGATCTATTCACGCTGCGTGAACACGCGTGCATCGGTGGCCGAGGTGCTCAAGGACGCCTTTCCCTGGTGCGACGAATGGGAGGCCGAACTCAAGACGCTGTTCGGCGCCTACGTCGAGGCCAAGCAGCAGCAGAACGTGCTCGACTACGACGACCTGCTGCTCTACTGGGCCGAGATGGTCGCCGAGCCCGCGCTGGCCGAGGCCGTGGGCGCGCGCTTCGACCATGTGCTGGTCGACGAATACCAGGACACCAACCTGCTGCAGGCCTCAATCCTCCTGGCGATGAAGCCCGACGGACGCGGCGTCACGGTGGTGGGGGACGACGCGCAGTCGATCTACTCTTTTCGCGGCGCGACGGTGCGCAACATCCTCGACTTTCCTTCGCAGTTCAGCCAGGCCGCGCGGGTCGTCACGCTGGAGCGCAACTACCGCTCGACGCAGCCGATCCTGGACGTGTCGAACCGCGTGATCGCGCAGGCGGCCGAGCGGCATGCCAAGACGCTCTGGACCGACAAGCCCTCTGCCGGCAAGCCGCAACTGGTGCTGGTGCCCGACGAAGCAGGGCAGGCGCGCTGGGTGGCCGACAAGGTGCTCGCGCACCGCGAGGGCGGCCTCGCGCTCAAGTCGCAGGCGGTGCTGTTTCGCACCTCGTCGCACAGCGCGGCGCTCGAACTGGAGCTCGCGCGCCGCAACATCCCGTTCGTGAAGTTCGGTGGTCTCAAGTTTCTCGAGGCCTCGCATGTGAAAGACTTGCTCGCGGTGCTGCGCTTCGCCGAGAACCCGCGCGGGCGCATGGCGGGGTTTCGCGTCACGCAACTCATCCCCGGCATCGGGCCCGTCACGGGCACGCGGTTGCTCGATGCGATGGACCAGGCAGCCGATCCGGCCGCGGCCGTGCGCGACTTCGTGCCGCCGTCCGCGGCGCGCGAGCAGTGGGCGGGCTTTGCCGAGACCTATGCCGCCTTGCGCGCGCCAGCGCTGGCCTGGCCGGCCGACGTGGAGCTGGCGATGGACTGGTACCTGCCGCACCTGGAGCGTCTCTACGACGACACCTCCGGCGTGCGCCGCCAGGACGTGGAGCAGCTGGTGCGCCTCGCCGCGGGCTACGGCTCGCGCGAGCGCTTCCTGACCGAACTCACGCTCGATCCGCCCGAGGCCACGAGCGACCGCCCGGGCCCGCCGCTGCTCGACGAGGACTACCTGATCCTCTCCACCATCCATTCGGCCAAGGGGCAGGAGTGGAATTCGGTGCATGTGCTCAATGTGGTCGACGGCTGCCTGCCGGCCGACGTGGCGCAGAGCGCGCACGAACTCGAGGAAGAGCGGCGCCTGCTCTACGTCGCGATGACACGGGCCCGCGACCATCTACACCTGCTGGTGCCGCAGCGCTTCTACATCACGCAGCAGGCGGTGCGGGGCGACCGGCACCTGTATGCGAACCGCACGCGCTTCATCACGGAATCGGATCTCGCGGGCTTCGAGCAGCAGACCTGGCCGCCACCGCCGGTGCGTGCGCCCGCGGTGCCGCCGCCCACCGCCGTGATCGACTTGCGCAACCGCATGCGCGCGGCCTGGCGCTGA
- the raiA gene encoding ribosome-associated translation inhibitor RaiA, whose amino-acid sequence MNLTISGHHLDVTPALRTYVTSKLDRITRHFDQVVDVKVILTVEKQKEKERRQRAECNIHVKGNDMFAESSHADLYAAVDELVDKLDRQVVRHKDRLQDHHHVAPKRVM is encoded by the coding sequence ATGAATTTGACGATCAGCGGTCATCACCTCGACGTCACCCCTGCCTTGCGCACCTACGTCACGAGCAAGCTGGACCGGATCACACGGCATTTCGACCAGGTGGTCGATGTGAAGGTGATCCTCACGGTGGAAAAGCAGAAGGAAAAGGAACGCCGCCAAAGGGCGGAGTGCAACATTCACGTCAAGGGCAATGACATGTTCGCGGAGTCGAGCCACGCTGATCTCTACGCTGCGGTCGATGAACTGGTCGACAAGCTCGACCGCCAGGTGGTTCGCCACAAGGACCGTCTGCAGGACCACCATCACGTGGCGCCCAAGCGCGTGATGTGA
- a CDS encoding PTS sugar transporter subunit IIA, protein MNRLASILPPAQVLVSVDATSKKRAFEEAGLLFESLHGLGRALITDSLFARERLGSTGLGHGVAIPHGRIKGLKAPMAAVFQLANPIGFDAPDEQPVALLIFLLVPEAATQKHLEILSEIAELLSDAGLREQIKSSTDAAALHGLIAGWQSTQVA, encoded by the coding sequence ATGAATCGCCTCGCGTCCATCCTGCCGCCCGCCCAAGTGCTTGTGAGCGTTGACGCTACCAGCAAGAAACGTGCTTTCGAAGAAGCTGGCCTTCTGTTCGAAAGCCTTCATGGCCTGGGGCGCGCCCTGATCACCGACAGCCTCTTTGCGCGCGAGCGCCTCGGCTCCACCGGCCTCGGCCACGGCGTTGCCATTCCGCATGGCCGCATCAAGGGCCTCAAGGCGCCGATGGCCGCGGTGTTCCAGCTGGCGAATCCCATCGGTTTCGATGCCCCCGACGAGCAGCCCGTCGCCCTCCTGATCTTCCTGCTGGTGCCCGAAGCGGCCACGCAGAAGCATCTCGAAATCCTCTCTGAAATCGCCGAGCTGCTGAGCGACGCCGGCCTGCGCGAACAGATCAAGTCCAGCACCGATGCGGCCGCGCTCCACGGCCTGATCGCCGGCTGGCAGTCGACCCAAGTCGCCTGA